A single Methylomonas sp. AM2-LC DNA region contains:
- the dapF gene encoding diaminopimelate epimerase — MIINFSKMQGLGNDFVVIDAISQSINLTVEQICFFADRHFGIGCDQLLLIEKPLQENADFRYRIFNADGSEVGQCGNGARCFAKFVLDKQLTNKHEIVVDTLSGQLVLRMDERGLITVNMGIPKHQPDAIPLVMADESTLYNVNIDDNEVEFAALSIGNPHAVIRVDNVADAALETIGAAMERHPLFPERANIGFMQIIDRQSIKLRVYERGAGETLACGSGACAAVIAGIEQNLLDLDVGVSLPGGELQIRWLGRGHPVFMTGPAILVYEGRIEI, encoded by the coding sequence ATGATAATTAATTTCAGTAAAATGCAAGGCTTGGGCAATGATTTTGTGGTCATTGATGCAATTAGTCAGTCTATCAATCTGACAGTTGAGCAAATTTGCTTTTTTGCTGATCGCCATTTTGGTATAGGATGCGATCAGTTATTATTAATTGAAAAACCATTGCAAGAAAATGCTGATTTTAGATATCGTATTTTTAATGCCGATGGAAGCGAAGTTGGCCAATGCGGCAACGGTGCGCGTTGTTTTGCCAAATTTGTTCTAGATAAACAACTGACTAATAAACATGAAATAGTGGTCGATACTCTATCAGGGCAATTGGTGTTGCGCATGGATGAGAGAGGGTTGATTACTGTAAACATGGGGATTCCTAAGCATCAGCCGGATGCAATACCATTAGTGATGGCCGATGAATCAACGCTTTATAACGTTAATATAGACGATAATGAAGTTGAATTTGCGGCTTTGTCTATTGGAAATCCTCATGCAGTTATTCGAGTTGACAATGTTGCTGATGCAGCTTTAGAGACGATTGGAGCAGCAATGGAGCGGCATCCGCTCTTTCCTGAGCGTGCTAACATAGGATTTATGCAAATCATTGATCGCCAATCTATTAAGTTGCGTGTTTATGAACGTGGCGCTGGGGAAACTCTGGCCTGTGGTAGTGGAGCCTGTGCCGCTGTCATTGCGGGGATTGAGCAAAATTTATTGGATCTGGATGTAGGTGTGAGTTTGCCGGGTGGGGAATTGCAAATACGCTGGTTGGGGCGTGGTCATCCAGTATTTATGACAGGTCCAGCTATTTTAGTATATGAAGGACGGATAGAAATATGA
- a CDS encoding tyrosine-type recombinase/integrase — protein MPTKIQPTGLSRLALLVDAPLSCIATPYIEALQKQQYAKHTIELYLKCIIRFSCWLKTENLDLSSVTPKLIDHYLNDLMLLYPATVDARYFIRMDRAALRCLLILLPKQQVQITKKPIEAELDRFSDYLLNICGISPQTCVNRRQHICAFLKHRFDTAPPDISQISGDDIDAFFQHLALKWQPASLREVSSSVRSYLRFLALQGKHISVLLAFIPKISSCSHATLPKVLTDIQVDAFLKAFDCSYPVGMRDYAIARCLLDLGLRGQETAYLTLDSVDWRNATLTININKSKRVQQLPLSTSTGQAIAQYLFAGRPQTTSRILFIRHRAPFNQPLGVPAIRSAMNRAFVRCGLRSQFCNTHALRSTTATRLQKAGASIKEIADLLRHQSLDTAKTYARVDIELLRTVALPWPGSCS, from the coding sequence ATGCCTACCAAAATTCAACCAACGGGATTATCCCGCCTAGCCTTGCTCGTCGATGCACCGCTTAGCTGCATTGCCACCCCATACATTGAAGCATTACAAAAACAGCAATATGCCAAACATACTATTGAACTTTACCTTAAATGTATTATTCGTTTTAGTTGCTGGCTAAAAACAGAAAACCTAGATTTATCAAGTGTCACACCTAAACTGATTGACCACTACCTTAATGATTTAATGTTGCTGTACCCAGCAACGGTAGATGCCCGCTACTTCATTAGAATGGACAGAGCAGCTTTAAGGTGTTTGCTAATTCTTTTGCCTAAACAGCAGGTACAAATCACAAAAAAACCGATAGAAGCAGAACTTGATCGATTTTCTGATTATCTGCTTAACATTTGCGGGATTTCGCCACAGACCTGTGTAAATCGTCGCCAGCATATTTGCGCCTTTCTTAAACATCGATTTGACACAGCTCCACCTGATATTTCTCAGATTTCCGGTGACGATATTGATGCCTTTTTTCAACACCTAGCTTTGAAGTGGCAGCCAGCATCGCTTAGAGAGGTTAGCTCAAGCGTACGCAGTTACCTGCGCTTCCTCGCCTTGCAGGGGAAGCACATTTCTGTATTGCTGGCTTTTATTCCAAAAATTTCATCCTGTTCGCATGCGACACTACCCAAGGTGCTAACTGACATCCAAGTCGATGCTTTTTTAAAGGCATTCGATTGTTCTTATCCGGTCGGTATGCGCGATTATGCCATAGCTCGCTGCTTGCTCGACCTGGGTTTACGCGGTCAAGAAACAGCCTATTTAACGCTGGATTCTGTGGATTGGCGTAACGCAACGCTGACCATCAATATTAACAAGAGCAAGCGAGTACAGCAATTGCCACTTTCCACTTCAACTGGGCAAGCAATCGCTCAATATCTGTTCGCAGGCCGACCACAGACAACCAGTCGAATCCTGTTTATTCGGCATAGAGCCCCTTTTAATCAACCGTTAGGTGTACCTGCCATCCGCAGCGCGATGAATCGTGCATTTGTTCGTTGCGGTTTACGAAGTCAATTTTGCAATACCCATGCTCTACGGTCAACAACTGCGACACGACTACAAAAGGCAGGAGCATCCATTAAGGAAATTGCGGATTTACTAAGACATCAAAGCCTTGATACCGCAAAGACGTATGCCCGAGTTGACATTGAGCTTTTGCGTACTGTGGCGTTACCTTGGCCAGGGAGTTGCTCATGA
- a CDS encoding DUF484 family protein, translating into MSDEQQANISEAQVVAYLLQHPEFFQGHLDLLEKMHIPHPSGNAISLISKQLEIFRAKHQEQESQLIGLIEIARENDASLSRMHELTLALLEANTLEEVVANLNVVLAECFVTDFVAVKIIKKQLDYALDNVFVDPDDERLKLFANELSTNQPKCGRPTLAQAQFLFGDVATEVRSSAIIPMAFTQLEGIIAIGSRDEARFHYSMGSLFLMQMSEIIGTRFISLLRDVE; encoded by the coding sequence ATGAGTGATGAACAGCAAGCGAATATCAGTGAAGCGCAGGTTGTTGCCTATTTGCTTCAGCATCCAGAGTTCTTTCAGGGGCATTTGGATTTGCTGGAAAAAATGCATATACCACATCCTAGTGGAAATGCCATCTCGCTGATTTCTAAGCAATTAGAAATTTTTAGAGCTAAGCATCAGGAACAAGAAAGTCAGTTAATTGGTCTTATTGAAATAGCAAGAGAAAACGATGCGTCTTTAAGTCGTATGCATGAATTAACTCTGGCATTGCTAGAAGCAAATACACTGGAAGAAGTAGTTGCAAATTTGAACGTGGTGTTAGCAGAGTGCTTTGTTACTGATTTTGTTGCGGTTAAAATTATCAAAAAACAGTTAGATTATGCATTGGATAATGTCTTTGTAGATCCAGATGATGAGCGTTTAAAGTTATTTGCAAATGAATTAAGTACTAATCAGCCAAAATGTGGGCGTCCAACTTTGGCGCAAGCGCAGTTTCTATTTGGTGATGTGGCGACAGAAGTTCGTTCTAGTGCCATTATTCCGATGGCATTTACCCAGTTGGAAGGCATAATCGCAATTGGTAGTCGAGATGAAGCGCGTTTTCATTATAGTATGGGTAGCTTATTTTTAATGCAGATGAGTGAAATTATCGGTACGCGTTTCATTTCTTTGTTGCGTGATGTGGAATAG
- a CDS encoding glycosyltransferase family 2 protein encodes MFTVVIPLYNKAHILVRTLVSVLTQTYAEFEVVIVNDGSTDNWEEAISIFSHDTRIRIINQYNQGVSAARNKGVECARYEYIAFLDADDEWLPGYLQKMREAIELFPSAGMYGCPSWHRNIMTGQAGNAILNRYKDKIQTIEYFENPQTMPHISATVVAKSIFNQIDNGNGFPVGKKLCEDWSCFNRLAFLAPYVYVGYSLAIRNNGVDGQITGLARTEQIKMMQYVVDFFNLTHEFSLNYPEKQRLFTIFFKYDVRNRILCQLRDNDHSTLQFLLSKLNPACLNEFSAFELKLYRIQNLNILAKIYIYITKLVWRSHGFPIVGRN; translated from the coding sequence ATGTTTACCGTAGTCATACCACTGTATAACAAAGCTCATATTTTAGTGCGTACTTTAGTTTCAGTACTCACCCAAACCTACGCCGAATTTGAAGTGGTCATCGTTAACGATGGTTCTACAGATAATTGGGAAGAAGCAATTAGCATCTTTAGTCACGACACTCGCATCCGCATCATAAACCAATATAATCAAGGCGTTAGTGCTGCACGAAATAAAGGCGTAGAGTGTGCTCGGTATGAGTACATAGCATTCCTAGATGCTGATGACGAATGGTTACCGGGTTATCTACAAAAGATGCGCGAAGCCATCGAATTATTTCCTTCGGCAGGCATGTATGGCTGCCCAAGCTGGCACCGAAATATTATGACCGGACAAGCTGGCAATGCAATATTGAATCGCTACAAAGACAAAATACAAACCATTGAGTATTTTGAGAACCCACAAACCATGCCTCATATCAGTGCCACTGTCGTGGCCAAAAGCATTTTCAACCAGATTGATAACGGTAATGGCTTTCCGGTAGGGAAAAAACTTTGCGAAGACTGGAGTTGTTTTAACCGCTTGGCCTTTCTGGCACCTTATGTGTACGTTGGCTATTCTTTGGCTATTCGTAATAATGGTGTAGATGGTCAAATTACTGGCTTAGCCAGAACTGAACAAATTAAAATGATGCAATATGTAGTTGATTTTTTCAATTTGACTCATGAATTTTCACTCAACTATCCCGAAAAGCAGCGTTTATTTACTATTTTCTTTAAATATGACGTCAGAAATCGCATTTTGTGCCAACTCAGAGACAATGATCACAGCACTCTACAATTCTTGCTAAGCAAACTCAACCCTGCCTGCCTAAATGAATTTTCGGCATTTGAACTCAAACTTTACCGCATTCAAAACCTTAATATTCTTGCAAAGATTTACATATATATTACAAAGTTAGTCTGGCGAAGCCACGGTTTTCCCATTGTAGGAAGAAACTAA
- a CDS encoding acyltransferase: MSAQFLYQLTKRVQTAILTRWWNLSGRWLLNLEGVSFEQAPTLYGCPIVSLSPNSKISLGKDVVLCSNSHFTALGVSRPVILRTLRPNASITIGNDTGMSGVAICAAVSIQIGANCLFGADVQIFDTDFHKITADNRRHDDNPDHIAAAPIIIEDNVFIGAGSKIMKGVRIGQNSVIGAGSIVSKDIPPNSIAAGVPAKVIANMAI; encoded by the coding sequence ATGTCTGCACAGTTTTTATACCAATTGACTAAAAGAGTACAAACAGCCATATTGACTCGCTGGTGGAACCTAAGCGGGCGCTGGTTATTAAATTTAGAGGGTGTTAGTTTTGAACAAGCGCCCACTTTGTATGGATGCCCTATCGTCTCCCTAAGTCCAAATAGTAAAATCTCACTTGGCAAAGATGTGGTACTTTGTTCTAACTCACATTTTACTGCCTTAGGCGTATCTCGCCCAGTGATCCTGCGCACACTTAGACCAAATGCCAGCATTACTATTGGCAACGATACAGGAATGAGCGGCGTTGCTATTTGTGCGGCTGTTTCTATACAAATTGGCGCAAATTGTTTATTTGGTGCAGACGTACAAATTTTTGACACTGATTTTCATAAAATAACTGCCGATAACAGACGTCATGATGATAATCCCGATCATATTGCTGCCGCACCAATTATTATTGAAGATAATGTTTTTATAGGCGCTGGCAGTAAAATCATGAAAGGTGTGCGTATTGGCCAAAATAGCGTGATAGGCGCAGGATCAATTGTAAGTAAAGATATTCCTCCCAACTCAATTGCCGCGGGGGTACCGGCTAAAGTGATAGCTAATATGGCAATTTGA
- a CDS encoding tyrosine-type recombinase/integrase, with protein sequence MKSNFWKLRVEAYLVHRHSLGYKLSIDETVLNGFARYADDQGDQYCLTLELAVQWARQSKRSQPITWARRLEVLRGFARFCLRIDPATVIPPIGLFGPAHRRLIPHIYTEAELIALLNATDNLVSHHGLRPATCRTVFGLLASSGLRISEATSLTCSEVDLDDGVLYIHETKFLKSRWVPLHPSTTQSLIDYAKLRNQIISHPACNRFFLSDEGQPIKRANIMYALHSICQEFGWKPRGDYVHHRLHDFRHTFIVHSMLRFYQQGIDVDHAVLALSTYVGHARISDTYWYFTGIPELMSIAAERFERYSKEISNEQFAN encoded by the coding sequence ATGAAATCCAATTTCTGGAAGTTGCGGGTCGAAGCTTATTTAGTACATCGCCACAGTCTAGGTTATAAACTATCCATTGATGAAACCGTACTTAATGGATTTGCCCGCTACGCTGATGATCAGGGCGATCAGTATTGCCTGACGTTAGAACTTGCCGTGCAATGGGCTCGCCAATCGAAACGAAGTCAACCCATCACTTGGGCGCGCCGACTTGAAGTTCTACGTGGATTTGCTCGATTCTGTTTGCGGATTGATCCCGCTACGGTGATTCCACCAATAGGATTATTCGGCCCTGCCCATCGGCGACTTATTCCGCATATCTATACAGAAGCCGAACTCATTGCGCTGCTCAATGCAACTGATAATCTCGTTTCTCATCACGGCTTACGTCCCGCCACCTGTCGAACTGTTTTCGGTCTATTGGCTTCAAGTGGATTACGCATATCCGAAGCGACATCGCTAACTTGTAGTGAGGTTGATCTTGATGATGGCGTGCTTTATATCCATGAGACCAAATTCCTGAAAAGTCGCTGGGTTCCGTTACATCCAAGCACCACCCAATCACTAATCGACTACGCCAAGCTACGTAATCAAATCATATCTCATCCAGCCTGCAATCGTTTTTTCTTGTCTGACGAAGGACAGCCCATTAAACGGGCAAATATTATGTATGCCTTGCATTCGATTTGCCAAGAATTTGGCTGGAAGCCTCGTGGAGATTATGTACATCATCGACTACATGATTTTCGACATACATTCATTGTTCATAGCATGTTGCGATTTTACCAGCAAGGTATTGATGTTGACCACGCCGTGCTTGCTTTATCAACTTATGTTGGACATGCGCGAATCAGCGATACCTACTGGTATTTCACTGGCATTCCAGAACTGATGTCAATCGCAGCGGAACGTTTTGAAAGATATTCGAAGGAGATCAGCAATGAACAGTTTGCTAACTAA
- the lysA gene encoding diaminopimelate decarboxylase — translation MDDFNYQLDELYVEQFALAELAEQYNTPCYVYSRASIERQWRAFDSAFAQHPHLICYAVKANSNIAILNVLARLGSGFDIVSAGELQRVLAAGGSPDKIVFSGVGKREDEILLALQLGIRCFNVEVSAELDRINRLAGQLGVIAPVSLRVNPDVDAKTHPYISTGLKENKFGIDISVAIAEYRRAAKMPHIKVVGIDCHIGSQLIETAPFIDALDRVLTLVDALQLEGIQLHHLDLGGGLGICYRDEQPPQVAEYIKALLQRLAGRSFEILLEPGRAIVGNAGVLLTRVEYLKPTAGKNFAIVDAAMNDLLRPSLYGAWQDIVPVTVAEEEGAEREWDIVGPVCETGDFLGKNRRLKLAEGDLLAVRSAGAYGFSMSSNYNSRPRVAEVMVDGGRSHLIRARENIEQLWAGEQLLDS, via the coding sequence ATGGATGATTTTAATTATCAGCTGGATGAGTTATATGTCGAACAATTTGCTCTTGCAGAGCTTGCAGAACAATATAATACGCCCTGCTATGTTTACTCCCGTGCCTCTATAGAGCGGCAATGGCGGGCATTTGATTCTGCCTTTGCTCAGCACCCGCATCTGATTTGTTATGCGGTTAAGGCAAATTCAAATATTGCTATTCTTAATGTATTGGCGCGCTTGGGGTCGGGTTTTGATATCGTGTCTGCTGGTGAGCTGCAGCGCGTATTAGCTGCAGGTGGCAGTCCTGATAAAATTGTATTTTCAGGTGTAGGTAAGCGTGAAGATGAAATTCTGTTAGCACTGCAATTAGGTATTCGTTGTTTTAATGTTGAGGTCAGTGCCGAGCTGGATAGAATTAATCGTTTGGCGGGGCAATTAGGTGTGATTGCGCCAGTGTCACTTAGGGTAAATCCTGATGTTGATGCAAAAACTCATCCATATATATCTACTGGATTGAAAGAAAATAAATTTGGAATTGATATTAGTGTTGCTATTGCTGAATATCGGCGTGCAGCAAAGATGCCGCACATAAAAGTAGTGGGTATTGACTGCCATATTGGTTCACAATTAATTGAAACTGCACCCTTTATTGATGCCTTGGATCGCGTCTTGACATTAGTGGATGCATTGCAGTTAGAGGGGATTCAATTACATCATCTGGATTTAGGCGGAGGGCTTGGTATCTGTTACCGTGACGAGCAACCGCCGCAGGTTGCTGAGTATATTAAGGCTTTATTGCAGCGTTTGGCCGGGCGAAGTTTTGAGATTTTATTAGAGCCAGGGCGCGCCATTGTCGGTAATGCCGGGGTGTTGTTAACTCGAGTGGAGTATTTGAAGCCGACTGCAGGTAAAAATTTTGCGATTGTCGATGCGGCTATGAATGATTTGCTTAGGCCTTCGCTTTATGGCGCTTGGCAGGATATTGTACCCGTAACTGTTGCTGAAGAGGAGGGTGCTGAGCGAGAGTGGGACATTGTTGGGCCTGTATGTGAAACTGGGGATTTTTTGGGAAAAAATAGACGTTTAAAACTTGCCGAAGGTGATTTGTTAGCGGTACGTTCTGCGGGTGCTTATGGTTTTTCTATGAGTTCAAATTATAACTCCAGGCCACGTGTCGCTGAAGTTATGGTGGATGGTGGGCGTAGTCATTTAATTAGAGCTAGGGAAAATATTGAGCAATTGTGGGCCGGTGAACAGCTTTTGGATTCGTGA
- a CDS encoding glycosyltransferase family 4 protein has translation MKLHIGIAAPIASTDIADLLQDKPDTLPAGYTGAPFTGVIIRELLKQGHKVSAFTTDNSIYPEAEIIKLTGPNFEYYICAERPRAWRFNRRHIGRAIDTFGYERRLLTKAINSAKPEFIHAHWTYEFALAAIKTKIPHLITCHDAPAVILKFNPYPYRAMRYLMARQVYRHGKHFSTVSDYMVGAVQHYTSVPIRVVPNPLADFVLTAGRIRVKPDTKRIGLICNGWESRKNPQPALLAFAQFHKIHPEAELHLYGQGFGPNQAAEKWCQEQQITKNLFFHGSMPHKALITQLDQLDLLLHPALEESFGVVIAEAMSLGLPIVAGSNSGAVPWVVGNNETNNILCCAVLTDVSNPLTILASLNTAFDSDYQQRSAAGYNRAQKIFAPEVVCVKYLELYQQILNSITT, from the coding sequence ATGAAACTTCATATTGGCATTGCCGCTCCCATTGCCAGCACTGATATCGCCGATCTTTTGCAAGATAAACCTGACACCTTACCCGCTGGCTATACGGGTGCGCCTTTTACAGGCGTAATTATCAGGGAACTATTGAAGCAAGGACATAAAGTTTCTGCCTTTACTACCGATAACTCCATATACCCTGAAGCAGAGATCATCAAGCTTACAGGTCCAAATTTTGAATACTATATTTGCGCAGAACGACCTCGTGCCTGGCGATTTAACAGGCGGCATATTGGACGCGCAATTGATACGTTTGGTTATGAAAGACGCTTGCTCACCAAAGCAATCAATAGTGCAAAACCCGAGTTTATTCATGCTCACTGGACTTATGAATTTGCTCTGGCGGCCATTAAAACCAAGATACCGCATCTAATCACCTGCCACGATGCACCAGCGGTAATACTAAAATTTAATCCATATCCTTATCGAGCCATGCGTTATCTGATGGCTCGCCAGGTATATCGTCACGGCAAACATTTTTCTACAGTTTCCGATTATATGGTCGGCGCAGTACAACACTACACATCCGTTCCAATTCGAGTGGTACCTAACCCTTTAGCAGATTTTGTATTGACTGCAGGCCGGATTCGCGTAAAACCCGACACCAAACGCATAGGCTTGATTTGTAATGGCTGGGAATCTCGTAAAAATCCACAACCTGCCTTACTCGCTTTTGCGCAATTCCACAAAATCCATCCTGAAGCTGAATTACATTTATACGGGCAAGGCTTTGGTCCAAATCAAGCTGCCGAAAAATGGTGTCAAGAACAGCAAATTACTAAAAACCTGTTTTTTCACGGATCCATGCCTCACAAGGCGTTGATTACGCAACTAGATCAATTGGATTTATTATTACATCCAGCATTAGAAGAATCATTTGGTGTAGTTATCGCAGAAGCAATGTCACTAGGCTTACCCATAGTAGCAGGCAGCAATAGCGGCGCCGTTCCTTGGGTTGTAGGTAATAATGAAACAAACAATATATTATGCTGCGCAGTTTTAACTGATGTTAGTAATCCATTAACCATTCTGGCTTCATTAAATACCGCATTTGATAGTGATTATCAACAACGTTCAGCTGCCGGATACAATAGGGCACAAAAAATATTTGCTCCTGAAGTGGTTTGTGTCAAATATCTGGAGTTATATCAGCAGATTTTAAATAGCATTACCACTTAG
- the xerC gene encoding tyrosine recombinase XerC → MHRDARQAVQEFIAYLRGEKRASAHTVGNYQRDLLRIQTFCGEHNIETWQQLQSSDIRLYIGIRHKNEIGGRSIQRELSAMRSFYHFLLKKNWVQHDPLQGLHAPKSPKKLPKTLDVDQVAGILDTKPGSVLEIRDLAMFELFYSSGLRLSELVMLDLSDIRMADGFLRIRFGKGNKERLVPVGAKAVDALNKWLALRPEVISMAVFVSQRGARLGQRSVQQRLARWCVKNGVAEHMHPHMLRHSFASHLLESSQDIRAVQELLGHSNISTTQIYTHLDFQHLSKVYDQAHPRARRKDVVK, encoded by the coding sequence GTGCATAGAGATGCTCGGCAAGCTGTACAAGAATTTATAGCTTATCTTCGCGGCGAAAAGCGAGCCTCTGCGCATACTGTCGGTAATTATCAGCGTGATTTGTTGCGCATCCAAACGTTTTGCGGTGAGCATAACATCGAAACTTGGCAGCAATTACAAAGTAGTGATATTCGACTCTATATTGGTATCCGCCACAAAAATGAAATAGGTGGTCGAAGTATTCAGCGTGAATTGTCTGCAATGCGTAGTTTTTACCATTTCCTGCTTAAAAAAAACTGGGTGCAACATGATCCTTTGCAGGGATTACATGCTCCTAAATCCCCAAAGAAATTACCAAAAACGCTTGATGTTGATCAGGTTGCTGGAATTTTGGATACAAAACCCGGCAGTGTTTTGGAGATTCGAGATTTAGCTATGTTTGAGTTGTTTTATTCTTCTGGCTTAAGGCTATCAGAGTTAGTGATGCTTGATTTAAGTGATATTCGTATGGCGGATGGTTTTTTACGTATACGTTTTGGTAAAGGAAATAAAGAGAGATTGGTGCCAGTGGGTGCTAAAGCGGTGGATGCTTTAAACAAATGGTTGGCTCTCAGGCCAGAAGTGATTTCGATGGCTGTATTTGTTTCTCAGCGAGGTGCGCGGCTTGGTCAGCGTAGTGTGCAGCAGCGATTGGCAAGATGGTGTGTAAAAAATGGGGTGGCAGAGCACATGCATCCACATATGTTGAGGCATTCATTTGCCAGCCATCTCTTGGAGTCAAGTCAAGATATTAGGGCGGTGCAGGAATTGTTGGGTCACAGCAATATAAGTACCACGCAAATCTATACTCATCTGGATTTTCAGCATTTATCTAAAGTGTATGATCAGGCACATCCACGGGCAAGAAGAAAAGATGTAGTAAAGTAA
- a CDS encoding O-antigen ligase family protein, protein MNSEFRWKKLTVITLCIYLFWGTFGLDITIYHSLERFPLHRGLIVLTIFLAVVNSNAVFQTLSQLKYLFIMILYVLLSALWASDAEDVLKGFIFLISILFISICAGLVFESSRLLIIRYVFWLYLAMNLASIYVASQYPSLGTLMIGAKLRWVGITTHPNALGGSALLGMWLSTNLFFMSKSFLEKLICLFSAFVAFFIAIKADSMTGVIASAIVASLVIYFYIGNRLNFATKLIIGFCAIISIAGILGLMTSADEIVSGAFSASGRSTNFSGRTILWEKALIAATESPLFGYGFDGLEELTNKYHFAMSHMHNGYLELLVKGGSIAIFLIAMIFLKTINCLRKIRKTDEKSYIFLNTGFIMILLHSFTESSLFRGMDSLNIMFMFIAASSVVLYRKLKVS, encoded by the coding sequence ATGAACTCAGAGTTTAGATGGAAAAAGCTAACCGTAATCACTTTATGTATATATCTATTTTGGGGGACTTTTGGCCTGGATATAACTATATATCATAGCCTAGAACGCTTCCCATTACATAGAGGGTTAATAGTATTAACGATTTTTTTAGCTGTAGTTAATAGCAATGCCGTATTTCAGACATTAAGTCAGTTAAAGTATTTGTTTATTATGATTCTATATGTGCTTTTATCAGCATTATGGGCAAGCGATGCCGAAGATGTTTTAAAAGGTTTTATTTTTCTTATTTCTATTCTATTTATCAGTATATGTGCCGGATTGGTTTTTGAGTCATCACGATTACTGATTATTAGGTATGTTTTTTGGTTGTATTTGGCGATGAATTTAGCCAGTATTTATGTAGCCAGCCAATACCCATCACTCGGTACTTTAATGATAGGTGCAAAATTAAGATGGGTTGGCATCACTACACATCCTAATGCCTTAGGCGGTAGTGCGCTGTTAGGCATGTGGTTATCAACTAATTTATTTTTTATGTCTAAAAGTTTCCTAGAAAAATTAATTTGCTTGTTTTCTGCTTTTGTAGCATTTTTTATTGCTATTAAAGCAGACAGCATGACAGGAGTAATTGCTTCAGCCATTGTCGCCAGTTTAGTTATCTATTTTTATATCGGAAACAGGCTAAATTTTGCCACCAAATTAATCATCGGATTTTGTGCCATTATCAGTATTGCTGGCATTTTAGGTCTTATGACCAGCGCGGATGAAATTGTTTCAGGTGCCTTTAGCGCCAGTGGGCGATCAACCAATTTTTCTGGACGAACTATCTTATGGGAAAAAGCCTTGATAGCGGCTACCGAAAGTCCATTGTTTGGCTATGGTTTTGATGGCTTGGAAGAGCTAACCAATAAATATCATTTTGCAATGTCACATATGCATAACGGCTATCTTGAGCTATTAGTTAAAGGTGGTAGTATTGCGATTTTTTTAATCGCTATGATCTTTTTAAAAACCATTAATTGTCTTCGTAAAATAAGAAAAACAGACGAAAAAAGTTATATTTTTCTAAATACCGGATTTATCATGATACTACTGCATAGTTTTACAGAATCCTCGTTATTTAGAGGTATGGACTCTTTGAATATTATGTTTATGTTTATCGCCGCTTCTTCAGTTGTTTTGTATAGAAAACTCAAAGTCTCATAA